In a genomic window of Leptidea sinapis chromosome 14, ilLepSina1.1, whole genome shotgun sequence:
- the LOC126968085 gene encoding uncharacterized protein LOC126968085, translating to MCYKIAPKMACFLILLLVFQIVSGSEAPKRDAVLDHINNGAKFVQDFLGTDSIALKVANFVVRAFQTGNIAGTKAEHDPSSAESPLSPGHDHFQDKAPNYNINEKPSFSLWRQLIKVLGLQSNQISAVAVNALILLAQMIATILSGPKRQTAHRNDDLQTWILNKNSRRLQDIIATAKNESLPEHIEQIIDDNEDTSCIRLLICKITPFVNNMQKAVFRKDFNDENINDSKEKHGASLLYRHLPSEEEISSKGEICERRYKDCDLNE from the exons atgtgttacaaaatag CTCCCAAGATGGCGTGCTTTTTGATATTGCTTCTTGTATTTCAAATTGTATCAGGCAGCGAAGCCCCCAAACGGGATGCTGTTCTTGATCACATTAATAATGGAGCGAAATTTGTTCAAGATTTCCTTG GAACCGACTCAATTGCCCTAAAGGTCGCAAATTTTGTTGTGCGAGCATTTCAAACTGGAAATATTGCGGGGACAAAAGCTGAACATGATCCATCATCAGCTGAATCACCATTATCACCAGGACACGATCATTTTCAAGACAAAGCACCGAATTACAATATCAATGAGAAACCATCATTTTCTTTATGGCGacaattaataaaagtattgggCTTGCAGTCGAACCAAATAAGTGCTGTTGCAGTCAATGCTCTTATTTTACTGGCTCAAATG ATAGCAACAATTTTATCCGGCCCAAAACGACAGACTGCCCACCGCAATGATGACTTGCAAACGTGGATACTAAATAAGAACTCGAGGAGACTACAGGATATTATTGCCACTGCTAAAAATGAATCTTTACCTGAACACATCGAACAAATTATTGATGATAACGAAGACACCAGCTGTATCcgtttattaatatgtaaaattacCCCATTTGTCAACAATATGCAGAAAGCTGTATTTAGAAAGGATTttaatgatgaaaatataaatgattcTAAAGAAAAACATGGCGCCAGTCTTCTTTATCGCCATCTACCGTCTGAAGAGGAAATTAGTAGCAAGGGTGAGATCTGTGAACGAAGGTACAAGGATTGCGATCTTAATGAATGA
- the LOC126967830 gene encoding uncharacterized protein LOC126967830 translates to MSTEIQLLNELPVEKLIQLKNSLKGTAQNYNSDNYTVTSPSYLKTFGAEAMAIRAPSVKRTDYEEEMENKDSESKISHVFSMSVTTLAFLAFGGYLLCLIVQAIKSKQNSMPVVTPQPTFFVNAGIKRPQTQFASYGRRKRDLNEIDETYLLPEQLFSGLVHLCEGYAKWSKRHNL, encoded by the coding sequence ATGTCGACagaaattcaattattaaatgaGTTACCAGTGGAGAAATTGATTCAGCTTAAGAATTCGCTAAAAGGGACCGCACAAAATTACAATAGCGACAACTATACAGTAACTTCTCCGAGTTATTTGAAAACCTTTGGAGCTGAAGCCATGGCTATTCGTGCACCGTCTGTAAAGCGTACTGATTACGAAGAAGAAATGGAAAATAAGGATAGTGAGAGTAAAATTAGTCACGTTTTCTCAATGTCTGTTACAACGTTGGCTTTTTTAGCTTTCGGTGGCTATTTGCTCTGTTTAATCGTTCAAGCAATAAAGTCGAAACAGAATAGCATGCCAGTTGTCACCCCTCAGCCTACCTTCTTTGTCAACGCTGGAATAAAACGGCCGCAGACACAGTTCGCATCCTACGGCAGGAGAAAGAGAGATTTGAATGAAATCGATGAAACATACTTACTGCCGGAACAATTATTTTCTGGGTTAGTACATTTATGTGAAGGATATGCTAAGTGGAGTAAAAGACATAATTTGTAG